One genomic region from Clostridium saccharobutylicum DSM 13864 encodes:
- a CDS encoding response regulator transcription factor: protein MENIKDCKILIIDDEQSLLEMVKNIMVKEGFHEVFTACNCHMAIDKFREIKPHVVILDVMLPDGDGFSLMQQLRGISMVPVLFLSARDEDENRLLGLGLGADDYMTKPFLPRELILRLSIILRRTYFPPVLEPKGKPTFNLGSVFVDMNSGIVKKQEKELTLTAKEYALLDKLYSNKGNIVTIDALCRAAWNDNLFGYENTLMVHIRRLRGKIEQDPSHPKHLLTVRGLGYKLVLEG, encoded by the coding sequence ATGGAAAATATTAAAGATTGTAAAATATTGATTATTGATGATGAACAATCTCTTTTAGAGATGGTTAAAAATATTATGGTTAAGGAAGGGTTTCATGAGGTATTTACTGCTTGTAATTGCCATATGGCCATAGATAAATTTAGAGAAATAAAGCCTCATGTTGTTATTTTAGATGTAATGCTGCCTGATGGAGATGGTTTTTCTCTTATGCAGCAGCTTAGAGGAATATCTATGGTTCCAGTACTTTTTTTATCTGCTAGAGATGAAGATGAAAATAGGCTTTTAGGACTTGGTCTTGGAGCCGATGATTATATGACAAAGCCTTTTCTTCCTAGAGAATTAATTTTAAGACTTAGCATTATACTTAGAAGAACTTATTTTCCACCAGTTTTAGAACCAAAAGGGAAACCAACATTTAATTTGGGAAGCGTATTTGTAGATATGAATAGCGGTATTGTAAAAAAGCAAGAGAAAGAGTTAACGTTAACTGCTAAGGAATATGCATTGCTGGACAAACTTTATTCTAACAAAGGAAATATTGTTACTATTGATGCTTTGTGTAGAGCTGCATGGAATGATAATTTGTTTGGATATGAAAATACACTAATGGTACATATTAGAAGGCTTAGGGGAAAAATAGAACAGGATCCTTCCCATCCAAAGCATCTTTTAACTGTAAGAGGTCTTGGATATAAACTTGTATTGGAGGGATAG
- a CDS encoding ABC transporter ATP-binding protein produces the protein MENIITTNNLSKKYGNIYRVKDLNLKIPTNSIYGFLGPNGAGKSTTLKMILGLVKQTDGNIDVFDKHVNDKNRLEILKNVGSLIESPSYYGHLTGKENLKIIQTLRNVPEKNINKVLEIVRLKKEQDKKVNQYSLGMKQRLGLAAALINFPKLLILDEPTNGLDPAGIQEMRELICSLPEKYDMTVVVSSHLLSEIDQMANTVGIINHGQLIFQDSLETLHQKSQHKIAIKTIDNVKACNLLKSQNISCETDSEYILLPEISDSFIVKCTKLFYENEIILLRIEERQKSLEDIFLKLTGKDMSL, from the coding sequence TTGGAAAATATAATTACAACTAATAATTTAAGCAAAAAATATGGAAATATTTATAGAGTTAAAGATTTAAATTTAAAAATACCAACAAACAGCATTTATGGCTTTTTAGGACCTAATGGTGCTGGAAAATCTACTACATTAAAAATGATTTTAGGTTTAGTTAAACAAACAGATGGAAATATAGATGTATTCGATAAACATGTTAATGATAAAAATAGATTAGAAATATTAAAAAATGTAGGAAGCCTTATTGAATCACCTAGTTATTATGGGCATTTAACAGGAAAAGAAAATTTAAAAATAATTCAAACTCTTCGTAATGTACCTGAAAAAAATATAAATAAAGTATTAGAAATTGTTAGGTTAAAAAAAGAACAAGATAAAAAAGTAAATCAATACTCACTTGGTATGAAACAAAGATTAGGACTTGCAGCCGCACTTATTAATTTTCCCAAACTTCTTATTTTAGATGAACCTACCAACGGCCTTGATCCTGCAGGAATACAAGAAATGAGAGAATTAATATGCTCACTTCCCGAAAAATATGATATGACAGTTGTAGTATCAAGCCATTTATTAAGTGAGATTGATCAAATGGCTAATACTGTTGGAATCATTAATCATGGCCAGCTCATATTTCAGGATAGTCTTGAAACACTTCATCAAAAAAGTCAACATAAAATTGCAATCAAGACAATTGATAATGTGAAGGCTTGCAATTTGCTAAAAAGCCAAAATATCTCTTGTGAAACTGATAGTGAATATATATTACTACCTGAAATTTCCGATTCTTTTATAGTAAAATGTACTAAATTATTTTATGAAAATGAAATTATACTTCTTCGTATAGAAGAACGTCAAAAAAGTTTGGAAGATATATTCTTAAAATTGACAGGAAAGGATATGAGTTTATGA